Within the Naumovozyma castellii chromosome 1, complete genome genome, the region ATATAATTAGGGATATGGTTTGTGGGCACACGAGTGTACTTATTCATCACGTACTCGCCTTTGTAGTTCTTGGGCCCCAGAAATTGTCTCATGGCGGCCTTCAAATTGGTGTCATGCTTCTTTGGGTGCTCTTTACTTAGTCTCTTGAATGGGTATGGTGGATACGCGATCCTTCTACGGGATATGTTTCTCACTTGCTGGTATATCAGAAAATGAGCCACCGTCGTCGAGTTGGCTGGTTGTAATAGCATGGTGGATGTGGTTCGGTATGGCACTGCCTGTGTTGTTCGTTCAGTCACCTACTGTTGGTTAATGTGTTCTTGCTTGTATGGTGAGTTTCTTCGTTAAGACCGGTGCGgataattaatattatatgGATCTATTGTGTCAGacaaaattcaaagatataGACTACACTATATACATCACCAAAACCACAAGGAAAAGATAGCAAGGACTAAACTGTGTGTATACAATGTCTAAACAACCCTCGGGAAGTGAATCATCTTTTGAAGAGATCGAGGATGTGGACCACAGTGGGGTTCATCAGTCAATTGCAGATTTGGCcttcattgaagaagaggacGGTGAATCGTATGATCCAGACTACGTAGAGTCGGAAGGTAACGGTACAGATAATGAGGATTATATTGATGACTCCATCTTAGAGGAATTTTCCAGcgaggaagaagatgacgaGAATGAGAGCGATGATTATTTGGAAAGTGGTGACGAGGCTAATTATACTGCATCATCCTATAAATGGGCCCCATATACTCTCATATTGATAGTTATTCTTATTGTGGGTCTCACAATGGGTCATGTGCCAACAACGTCACCTGATCTTAGTAGCCCATCTACAAAGGCAACATTCATGAATTTGCAAATGCAGGTAAATAACCTGTATCAAGAACTCAGTCAAAGGGATGAAAAGAGCAAGTCTGATTTCGATAGATCGGTGGAAATTGTTgtatcaaaatttgaagacaATTTAAAGAACTTATTGCCTGTAGATGTAGTCAATCTAAAATCTCAATTAGTGGCGTTAAATGATCAAGTTAACAGTCTTTCAGACGCTGTAACGAGTTGGCAAGACAGAAACAATAAAAAGTATCATCAGTTCACTTTAAGAAACATGACAGATTTAcaagagaaattattatccaatttggaaacaaaTCTACCGAATGAAGTTCCCATCGTTATGAATGGtacttcttcatttttaattattcCAGAGTTGCATACATATTTGTCCAATttaatatcaaatattttaaacatatcttcaatgaacAACACCGAAAGTCATGGTGGTAACATTAATTGGGAATATAACGTGAATGAATACGTTAAAGAGATACTAACCaatgaattaaaatatgttgacaaagatttcttcatcaaggAATTGAACAGGAGACTACAAGAGAATAAGGAAAGGATATGGCAAGAAATTAATataaaattggaagatgaaaagGATAAGATTAGAGAACTTACTTATACAAATGACCAATCCACATTTCCCCAACAATATTCAAGTATATtgttaaagaagatgatttatcaaatatataatacCAATCAACATCAATGGGAAGGTGATTTGGATTTTGCAAGTTCTTTCCAGGGAACCAGGTTAATGAACCATTTAACTTCACCCACATGGAACCATGGCAATGGAGTTGGTCctattgaattattaacATCCTCCAGACTAACTGGCTCTACGTATTGGCAATGTCAAGATATCAAGGAATGTTCTTGGGCTATACGGTTCAACAAACCTATCTATTTGACCAAAGTTTCCTATATTCACGGAAGATTTACGAATAACTTACATATGATGAATTCTGCCCCGAAGTTGATATCGTTGTATGTTCGATTGGCGGGGAATTCGCCTtctgttgaagaagaacgCCTAACCAAGTTGGCGAGGAAGTACGGTCAAGGCCAACCGTTTGGAAGAGATAAAAGATACATCAAAATTGCACAATTCCAATATTCTATAGAGAGTAGCATGGTGAGACAGAGTCTTGCCCTACCCAGATGGTACATTGAATCCAAACCATTGATTCACTCACTTGTGTTGCAAGTGGATTCGAATTACGGTAACGAGAATTTCACctcattgaagaagttcatcatcaatggGCTCACAAGAGAGGATCTGGACATAATGCAGAGTGATAAGTTTCTCCAAAGGTTCCAGGAAGTACCAGAGTATGGTGCCATGCCATCATCTGCGGTTACCAGCTTTGTCATTCAAGAACATCCGCCTATACAGGGCAATCACAACCGCAAACCAGACGAGGAAGTCCCTTCCTTCGGGGACGACGAGCTGGATACATGATGGCATCTATCCATACATCCATCAAATGAATACACCTatccaaataatatatctatctatctatGTATCTAGTAATTAATGTAACACTATCTAATACTCATCGCTTGGCACGGCgctttgtaaatattttgccACCATTAAAGAAACGAAAAGACATAACATGAATGAGTGGTTTGATATGATGGATATTCTTGCTCACAGGAGGTCCAGCACCAAACAAATAGACGACGATCAGCAATGCAAGCTCCTATGCAAGCTCCAGTGGTGGTGATGAACACCAACCAGGAAAGAACTACCGGCCGTCAAGCTCAAATCTCAAACATCACAGCTGCTAAGGCTGTCGCAGACGTGATCCGTACTTGTCTGGGCCCCAAAGCCATGCTAAAAATGTTGCTAGACCCTATGGGTGGTCTTGTTCTTACCAACGATGGTCATGCCATCTTACGTGAAATTGACGTTGCTCATCCAGCTGCTAAATCCATGCTGGAATTGTCCAGAACTCAGGACGAAGAAGTTGGAGATGGGACTACTACCGTTATTATCCTAGCCGGGGAAATATTGGCTCAATGTGCTCCATATttgattgaaaagaatatcCACCCTGTCATTATCATTCAAGCTTTGAAACAAGCTTTGTCGGACGCCTTAGAAGTCATTAAGCAAGTAAGCAAACCCGTTGATGtggaaaatgatgatgcaatgaagaaattgattcagGCTTCCATTGGTACCAAGTACGTGAATCATTGGTCCGAAAAGATGTGTACACTTGCCTTAACTGCGGTCAAGACCGTTCGTGTGGATCTAGGTGAAACGTTGGAAGGAGAACcacattttgaaattgatatcAAGAGATATGTTCGTGTGGAAAAGATTCCTGGTGGGGAAGTTATGGATTCTGATGTGTTAAAGGGTGTCATGTTGAATAAGGATGTTGTCCATCCAAAGATGGCTCGTCTTGTGGAAAACCCACGTATTGTTTTATTGGATTGTCCCTTAGAGTATAAGAAGGGTGAATCtcaaacaaatattgaGATTGccaatgaagaagattggaatagaattttacaaattgaagaagagcaGGTACAATTAATGTGTGAACAAATTTTAAGCGTGAAACCAACTGTTGTCATCACTGAAAAGGGTGTCTCCGATTTAGCTCAACATTTCCTCTTGAAAGGTGGTTGTAGTGTATTAAGAAGAGTTAAAAAATCTGATAATAATAGAATCGCACGTGTTACAGGTGCTACCATTGTTAATCGTGTagaagatttgaaagaagcAGACGTGGGTACCGATTGTGGATTATTTAAAGTGGAATTAATAGGTGATGAATACTTCACCTTTCTAGATCAATGTAAGAATCCAAAGGCCTGTACCATCATCCTTCGTGGTGGATCTAAGGATATtctaaatgaaattgaacgTAATTTACAAGACGCCATGGCTGTCGCTCGTAATGTTATGCTATCCCCATCTTTATCCCCCGGTGGTGGTGCCACAGAAATGGCCGTCTCCGTGAAGTTAGCCGAACATGCTAAACAACTAGAAGGTATTCAACAATGGCCATATCAAGCTGTTGCTGATGCTATGGAATGTATTCCACGTACTCTAATACAAAATGCAGGTGGTGATCCAATTAGAGTATTATCACAATTGAGAGCCAAGCATGCTCAAGGTACGTATACTATGGGTATCGACGGTGATGCCGGAAAAGTCGTTGACATGGTAGAGTATGGTATCTGGGAACCTGAAGTCATTAAACAACAAAGTATTAAGACCGCTATTGAGAGTGCCTGCTTATTATTAAGAGTTGATGACATTGTTAGCGGGGTCAAGAGAGAGGAACAATGAGAatcgaagaagaagaaaaaactGCATTTTGGTTACATATATGATGAGTGTATGTTattatgtatatatatatataaaaggATTATTAAAATAGAAATCATtaatcattattataaaattaCTTATACTCTGAATGTTGAAGATTGATCAATTCGTTGAACGTTTGCCTCTTGTTTTAATGTTTTGTATCTTGCCTTTGTATGCTGACAATTCTGGCTCTAGATCAAGGATAATACTTCTCAAGTGATCACTGGCATTCTCACTTAGATAGTCCTCGATGCGTAATCGTAACGATTTAATCATCGAGGTAATAGGTAGTTGGTTAAAACTTCCACTATTTAGTAATGTTTCAAAAACAGATGTCCATATACCTTTCATCCAGTACCTTTTAAGCGAATTTTTAATCTTAAAATGCCCGCTGGGCATTCTAACCGTTTCAATCAGTGTACCATATAACATGGCATGTATTATACCAGCTAGTCCGTAATAATCCGCTTCATAAGTCCATGGAACTCCACTTCTCATTTCGAAGCAATCTTGTTTATCTAATTTCCAATCTGCCTTGAACTTTGTATTGGGTGgaaataaagataaatcAAACGATCTACCgaaatcaattaaatatattcccTTCCGATCCCAA harbors:
- the NCAS0A07060 gene encoding uncharacterized protein (ancestral locus Anc_5.165), translating into MSKQPSGSESSFEEIEDVDHSGVHQSIADLAFIEEEDGESYDPDYVESEGNGTDNEDYIDDSILEEFSSEEEDDENESDDYLESGDEANYTASSYKWAPYTLILIVILIVGLTMGHVPTTSPDLSSPSTKATFMNLQMQVNNLYQELSQRDEKSKSDFDRSVEIVVSKFEDNLKNLLPVDVVNLKSQLVALNDQVNSLSDAVTSWQDRNNKKYHQFTLRNMTDLQEKLLSNLETNLPNEVPIVMNGTSSFLIIPELHTYLSNLISNILNISSMNNTESHGGNINWEYNVNEYVKEILTNELKYVDKDFFIKELNRRLQENKERIWQEINIKLEDEKDKIRELTYTNDQSTFPQQYSSILLKKMIYQIYNTNQHQWEGDLDFASSFQGTRLMNHLTSPTWNHGNGVGPIELLTSSRLTGSTYWQCQDIKECSWAIRFNKPIYLTKVSYIHGRFTNNLHMMNSAPKLISLYVRLAGNSPSVEEERLTKLARKYGQGQPFGRDKRYIKIAQFQYSIESSMVRQSLALPRWYIESKPLIHSLVLQVDSNYGNENFTSLKKFIINGLTREDLDIMQSDKFLQRFQEVPEYGAMPSSAVTSFVIQEHPPIQGNHNRKPDEEVPSFGDDELDT
- the CCT3 gene encoding chaperonin-containing T-complex subunit CCT3 (ancestral locus Anc_5.163), coding for MQAPMQAPVVVMNTNQERTTGRQAQISNITAAKAVADVIRTCLGPKAMLKMLLDPMGGLVLTNDGHAILREIDVAHPAAKSMLELSRTQDEEVGDGTTTVIILAGEILAQCAPYLIEKNIHPVIIIQALKQALSDALEVIKQVSKPVDVENDDAMKKLIQASIGTKYVNHWSEKMCTLALTAVKTVRVDLGETLEGEPHFEIDIKRYVRVEKIPGGEVMDSDVLKGVMLNKDVVHPKMARLVENPRIVLLDCPLEYKKGESQTNIEIANEEDWNRILQIEEEQVQLMCEQILSVKPTVVITEKGVSDLAQHFLLKGGCSVLRRVKKSDNNRIARVTGATIVNRVEDLKEADVGTDCGLFKVELIGDEYFTFLDQCKNPKACTIILRGGSKDILNEIERNLQDAMAVARNVMLSPSLSPGGGATEMAVSVKLAEHAKQLEGIQQWPYQAVADAMECIPRTLIQNAGGDPIRVLSQLRAKHAQGTYTMGIDGDAGKVVDMVEYGIWEPEVIKQQSIKTAIESACLLLRVDDIVSGVKREEQ